A window of Sphaeramia orbicularis chromosome 8, fSphaOr1.1, whole genome shotgun sequence genomic DNA:
TTGACGTGGACTGTTTGTCCTCAGCGAGCGTTTCAAGGACCTCTCTGCATCCATTGGTGTCCAGACCCTGGACGGATCCGACCCAGACCAGGTGAACCGCAGCCTGTCTCAGATCATCATCCACCCCTGTTACAACATCTTCTATGCTACCAATGACGTGGCCCTGGTGAAGCTCGGTTCTCCGGTTCCTCTGGGTCCGTTCATCCAGCCCGTCTGCCTGGCAGCACCGGACAGCACCTTCAACAGCGGCACCGCCGTTTGGATCACCGACCGGAGAGGCACCCACTCCAATGGTAGGTGACGAAAACAGGAACGACCTCTGACCTTTTGACCAGAACCCAGCTGTGTTAATGCCTGAAGCCACTGAAATGATGTGAGGTATGTTTCCTGTTTTAGTGGCCCGTCCTTCACCACAAACCCTGATGGAGGTGGAGGTGATTGGGAACCGACAGTGTAGATGCCACCTGGGAGTGAATGTGGTCACAGATAACATGATGTGTACCAGGTTCCATGAAGAAGGGACGGACTCCTGTCAGGTGACCACGTCATACCTGTCCCACTCATTATTGACCATGTTCTGGATCTATAAAGATCTCACAGGAAAAGGACCATGTCCACATTCTGgtattaaaaaaatcagtcaccatCTGAAGACTTTCTAGATCTGAGAGCATGTGGTTTCATATATGATGGACATTGGTGACTTTAGATTTGACATAATCTGACTcattttgtaaataaatgtaacaaatatATGTTtgagtattttcacaatttagtAGAAGTAATCAGTGTGGAGGACATGATGTAAGAGGGcaatggttggttggttggttggttggccgGTCGGTCGGTCAGTTGGTTGGATGGTCgattggttggttggatggatggatggatggtttgttggttggttggtcggtcggtTGGTCAGTTGGTCGGATGGTCGGTTGGTTGATGAGGTGGTTGAGTGGATTGTTGGGTTGGTTGTGGTTGTTTGTAGGCTGCTTGATTAGTTGGTTATTAGGTTGTGGTTGATGTTGGTTGGATGACTTGTTTGGTTCTGGTTGTACAGTGGGATGTTTCATGGGTTGGTTGGTTGTGGTTAGATTGTTAACTTGTTGATGAGCTTCTTTGGTGGAATATTTGGGTGGGTTGTGGTTGATTAATGGGATGATTGGTCAGTGGTTTAGTTggtcgattgattgattgattgattgattgattgattgaacaaACTTTAAGGGGGATCCAGGTGGTCCACTGATGGGTGAGCAGAACGGCCGTTGGATCCAGGTTGGCGTCAGTAGTTTTGGATTTGGCTGCACCAACCATCAAAAACCTGTCATCTACACCAGAGTGTCCCAGTATGTGTCCTGGATAAACAGCTCCATCACCAGTAACCCCCCAGGTCTCAGCACCTTTACATCCAATGGGACTGACAGTGACCTCAACATCTCCTGCACTGGCCTGCCGCCGTCTCCAACCACTGTCCAGCCAACGACCACAAAGCCTCCAATGACCACCAACGAGCGTGAGTGTCTGTTTTATCcaggaaaacacaaaacagtgcTGTTCCACCACATGACACTGGTTTAAATAAATTCAACTCCAGTCGATGTTGGTACCAGGAACCGAATGTCCGATATCTGACGGACGATGTTCCTGACAACTACAGTGACTAGAGCAGCTGGACTTTTTATTATAGTGGGTTTATTCAGTCAGTACTGGACCATGACCTGACTGGACCTCAGGATATCAGGACTTTTTGGCAGAGACTTCAGGTACAGGACAACTTTCAGAGGATGAGGTACCATAAAGAGTGAAAGACACCACAGGAGGAGGATGTTCAACTGACTGTCATGATTCTGCTTAGGTTCCTACGTCATAATACTACACGTTAAAACACCAAACCTCTGGGTTGGGTTTAAGAAAAGATCCTGATTTTGTTTCATTAAAACCATCTTATGTCCAACCAGTCAGTGGTTAGCTAGACCCAGACTTTATAAGAACCTAAGACAAATGTGTTCTTGTCCTCAACTGCACTTTGAATTTAGACAGAGATGATACGACTAAAAACCAAAGAAGAAGTGGAGTCTGAGTTGGTGCCACATGGTGGAAAAGCATCACATGACCCATAAACTCCTCCCGGAAAAGTCACTGGTGTTAATTGACCTGTTTAACTCTTCCATTTCCGGTCCAGCCGTGGTCTGTGGTCAGGTCCAGATAAGGTCACGCCTTGTGGGAGGGGCTTCAGTGTCATCGGTGGGGGGGTGGCCCTGGATGGCCAGTTTACGGCTGAATGGACATCATGTGTGCGGGGGAACTCTGGTGGACGTGGATTCAGTCCTGACCGACGCCGACTGCTTCTCCAGGTGAGACACATCGATCCAGCACCAACCCTGGACCAATCAGCTGACCACTGAGAGGTCCAGTTAAGGTGGAATTCAATCTCTGTGATTGGATGTTTGGTGCTGTAGTGTTGATTAGGACTGCAccattaatcgattttaaatcaaaattggattttgtaattaggatgattttaaaaaagggaaatcatcaaatatatttcatctctctcatgcctctgTGCGCctgtgggctaccgtaggctcctcctccagctaccgtaggctcctcctctgggctaccgtaggctcctcctccaaatTGTGAaagtggtctttcacagaagtccgtgtaatgacctttttggacatgatttcaaacatgtctaaattgtaatttaggatgttcctgagatcataataaacactccctgaagtgtttcaggctgattaaaaaaaattttcaggtgttgactaacatcgtccaaaaaggaatttttcataagactatagtatgacttccgaaaatgaccttttcggtcATGGTTTCAAACTGGGGCTtcacgattaatcaattttaaattgaaattggattTGCTGACTtcttttgtcttttgtagttttaccccaaaactgagtttttagaggaaaaaattgggattttatttttttccaaaattgtgcagccaTAGTGCTGAcatgccttggcagaggtctgcgctccccgagtgcttttctagttaaacttTAGAATATAACTGTTGTACTGATGTATAGCAAATTAAAATGCTCCAAAAACTGTCACTAAAGCTGTACAAATGTACAGATCTGCTCTGGAGGACTGGTTCTATGGTGGGTCAGAGAGGCTTAATGTTTTTAAGCTTCTGTAAATCAAGTCTTCCTTCATTAAAACCTTCAAAACTCAAACTAACACTAAACCTCAACTAAAACTTGTCATTTCTGCCGAACCAAACTGAATTCTGTGGTTCCTTTGGTCTTCTCAGTCCACCCAGACCATCTGACTGGACCGTGGTCCTAGGTCTGGGTCTAAAACAGAGCCAATCCAACCTGTTCCACGTAGTTCTGAATGTGGTCAACATCACCGAGAGCGGTCTGAACGGGTCCAATGTGGCGGTTCTGCATCTGGACTCCAGGCCTGGTCTGTCCGACCACGTCCAGCCCATCTGCCTGGACCACGGACGCACCTTCTCTGTGGGATCCTCATGCTGGGCTGCAGCCTGGAGCTCTGGACCAGGAGGGGGTGAGTCCACAACACAgactggtatgtgtgtgtgtgtgtgtgtgtgtgtgtgtgtgggggggggggggtcggtgcTTCAGTCCTGACACCATCTGAAATACTGTTTGATTATTTTCTCCAACTTTAGAACCAGTTCTGCAGGAGTTCCAGACCTTGGTAGTCGACTGTGGGAATGAATCAACAACCGACAGCATTTGTACaaaacctttaaccctgaaaaagGTACATGATGACggcaggaatttatttatttatttatttatttatttattagaacaGGAGTCAATAACGCAGGTCTGTCAAacccatgttagttcaggttccatattcagtccgatatgatctgaagtgggtcagaaccaaggttattatcgttaatgaaaactaacaaaatgacgaaaactagaattgaaaaaacatttttgttaactgaaataaataaaaactataattaaaagaaaaaacaaaaactaattgaaactgtattatgtgcttacaaaaataactaaaatgtataaaaattatggataaaattccctttgtttgctcctggaggattctgttgggtttctgtaaactggcttagagtctggttttaaccaactctatatgtaaagtgtcatgagataacttttgttgtgatttggcgcaatataaataaaatttgattgattgatttgattggttttcccctgtaagtcacttcggaaaaaagcatctgccgaatgcataaatgtaaatgtctttgtcaatgttggattgatacgaaattgatttattttgctcaagcaattttagctagcggcaccatacgacaattcacagtccgtcacttgttgtttccagtcgccttctggtccccactctacctggaaacacggagactaaagttgggagaaaacagcagagtcctgtctgggatttatttgaatatgacagcgaagaagagaaaatatacgacaaaactaaaactaacaaaaactaagcatttagaaaaaaactaaaactaataaaaactaacaaatctgctctaaaaacgaattaaaactaactgaatttgagaaaaaaaaaaaaaagtcaaaactcaataaaactaaactataatgaaaaatcccaaactattagaactttggtcacaaccagtaaaataacaattaaaaagtagaattacattatgacaacgtttacatctacaaatgatcctttaaaattgtgactaacataaaccacttggaattttttaggaaaaataagttcagttgtaccaatattctgcctcagtttatcatttctatatgTTTATTCTAATgtataaatgcaaacatttcataacagacagaatattggaacTGTTACACTgatatattaagacatttcaagttcatatttgttcagattattcccattttttgttaaaagatagtttataaatctaaacattttcatgcaattttactttttcacactaaaacaaagagaagcatttggagtcgtcattatttataggttactacaaTAGAACTAGTGCGTTAACCCTTTGGGGAACCatggttctagatcctctgatccagttcctttctttttctttcttggtaaattcctcggtcgttttcagttgaataatctctcagctgacatgtctgtttctgcacaggaaatctGACACCAGGGCAACATAGCCCTATTGtgtatctgttgctaggtaacccacttcaatgatgattctgtgattctggccatagcaaaatattggtcctatcaacttactgttttcactcgTCTGTTcaatgaccaaaaatacacaagtatgacaaactgcaacagtcagctctgtacggacaaacaaaaaatctttaatttttaataataatttaataatttttaaaaaattattgaattaagcaaaaaaaattattgaattaagcaaaaaaaattattgaattaagcaaaaatcttgaattaagcaaaaaattcttgaacgaagcaaaacaaaaaatcttgaatgaagcaaaaaaattctttaatgaagcaaaaaaaaaaaaaaaaaatcttcaattaaacaaaaaaaaatcttgaatgaagaagaaaaaatcttgaattaagtaaaaaacagtcttgaattaagcaaaaatcttgaattaaaaaaaaaatcccagataAAAATCCAAGAtaattttacttgttccattggcagatttttttttttttttttttttcttttcttgaattaaccaaaagaaaaaaatctgccaatggaacaagtaaaaattatcttggtaagatttcttgaactcagattttccagatctattgtctataaatcagttcttatatctcactgaaaagttcctctttagctgattctgtctgattttaagtgtgatgacatatttggactagaaatgagacaaaaacacttggtcagatttagattttttccagtgttcgtCTTCAGTTCCTTTCAGGTttggggttttcttgcatgaactacatgtttgagacctccccaaagtgacTCAGTGATCCTGAGGTCAGGTGACTGAGGTGGCCCCTCCTCCACCTTCACTTTCTTCTGCTGTAGCCAATCACAGGTGGACTtgaccttgtgttttgggtcgtTGTCATGTCGGAACATCTGTCAGAGTATGAACACTTCTGAGCACATCTGTACGTATTAGTAGGAGGTTCAGTCAGTCGTGTGCTCTCATTGGTCGATCCTCGCTGACTTGACCTGTTGCTGTTGTTCCAGGGGGGTCCCGGGGGTCTGCTGATGTGTAAACTGGACGGGTTCTGGGTCCAGGCCGCCATATTAACCAACGACAACAAGCTCCGACCGTCACCTCGAAGTGCTGTGAAGGTCTTCCACAGACTGGGCCGATACCAGTCCTTCCTGTTGCGTTCGCTGCAGAGTTTCTCGTCTCCGCGTTCCAACGCTGAGACCAACGGCGCACGACCTCCAGAAGACATCACCTTCATCCATCTGCTCATCTTCACCGTCTGCCTCCACGTCTACGCACAGAGACACTGAAATACAGGCAAATATGTTCGAGACATGGAAATGCACTATATGGCcgaaagtattgggacacctgCTTTTACACACATGGACTTGAACACCAGCCCGTTCTTCATCTGTGACTTTAACACGGAGTCgttccaccctttgcagctacaATAGCTTCAACTTCTCCTGTGAAGGTTTTCCACCAGGTTTAGGACTCTGGTTCTGGGAGTTTTTGTCGTTTCCTTTAGAAGTGCAttgtgccgcgtttccactacgtggaaccggctcaactcgactcgggtaccaggtcctattcctggagactgtttccattacaggataccaaggtaatccgacgttgacaaagacaaaaacaaagggaattttatccataatttttatatgttttagttagttttgtaagcacacaatacagtttcagttagttattgttttttcttttaattataatttttatttatttcagttaacgaaaatgttttttcaattctagttttcatcatttccttagttttcgttaacgataataaccttgcattgtacagacaaaaacagtgcctttagatattccatgttttcttttctgtctgttttagtcacatgatacacacaggagttaggactggattacagaaccactgtttttgataactttggatggtctaataagtttttgcATGACTGTAAAAGTGATCAGAACACCTTTGTTCAGTGAGTTGGAgaggtgtcccaatacttttggtgATATAAAAAACAATTCACATAACCTGTGAAACTTAAACAAACTGTCTCTGGACATGAATTCCATGTAGAACATCAGAACAGACAAACACGAAGTAAGAGTCAGGTAACGACAGGTTATAACGACAGATTTACATTTAAGTTTTATATCTTAGTATTCAGCAATATGTTAAAGTCATTATGAGAATTAATTatacaaaaaaagtcacatttttttgtaaggaACAGAACATTTTACAATTTCTGTAAACATAGATGCTGATTTTAATAAAAACTGTTTTGatcttcattatgtaattttacatgATTTATGAATATATTCATTTCTTTGACAAAGTTTCGTAAATAATAATTGCACCGTTATCgtaatttttttggacattttgtctagaaatgttccagctgaaggcggggtacaccctggaccggtcaccagaaccagaactattCTCATCATTTTATGACTATTCGttacattttttctttcattaatgTGGCCGTACTAC
This region includes:
- the LOC115424155 gene encoding prostasin-like; this translates as MPRYRLFLVLTLLMPFPPGSVCGRSSVDPRIRGGWPWQVSLRSRGVHVCGASLVNAHWVLTAAHCFLNERFKDLSASIGVQTLDGSDPDQVNRSLSQIIIHPCYNIFYATNDVALVKLGSPVPLGPFIQPVCLAAPDSTFNSGTAVWITDRRGTHSNVARPSPQTLMEVEVIGNRQCRCHLGVNVVTDNMMCTRFHEEGTDSCQVTTSYLSHSLLTMFWIYKDLTGKGPCPHSGIKKISHHLKTF